The Leptospira bourretii region ATATATTTGAAATAGGTTGCGTTATCAATTCCTGTCAGATCTGTTCCCATACGACCTGCGTCATAGAAGTGAGAGTTAAAAACAAATCCAGGGCCTGGTGGTGAAAGTAAATGGCCACCTCCTGTTGCGGGTGCAATCGCCGAACCAATGTTTGTATTCCAAAATACTAGTGGTTCTGCAAATACCCATTTGTTTTCCCATCCATTTTGATTTAAAATGGTTCGGATCTTTTTGTAAAATGGCCATAACTTTTGATTGTCCCACTGAGCTGGTGTGAATCCTTCCATTCCCCCATCCACTGGTTCATTAAATGGGTCAAGTCCGAGTATGTAAGAAAATTCTTCAGCACTTAGTTTTTCTTTGAGATAGGCTGATGTTTTTTCGATTTGCCAAAGAAACTCTGTCTGCATATTTTTAGTTCCGGAACTTGTGGAGAGAGGGGCATTGTTCCAAAAATTGCGAAAGGCTCGCCGCACCGCTTCATTTGTTAAATTGTTTTGGCTCCAACTGGCACAAATAAATCCACAGTATTCTGTTGGATAACTTCCACCTTTTGTGATCCAAGCAGGTGCGCCGTTTCCAGTATGCCAAGAGTTTTTATTAAAGAGATGGCGTGAAAATAAATCTTGGTGGTAGTCAAGAAGGATGTACATTCGTTTGGCAGTTGCTTTTTTGATTTGGTTTATAACAGCATCTAGGTAGTTATAATCGATAGTGTCCACAGCAGGATGGACTCCTTCCCAAGCAATCGTATAACGAATGATATTTGATCCTGTGGTTTTTCCGAGCCTCGTAAATGCAATCTCAGCATCAGATTCATTGGCAAAAGGTTTGAATCCATGTTGTGCGAGTTTCATATTTCCCGAAATATTAAAGCCTCGGAAACTGACCTCACGTCCAAGTCCATCCACAAAAATTTGGTCTGTAAACTGGTTATATGTTTTATCCGAAATCAAAATTTCCCTTTCTTGGGATGTGAGGCTGTAATCCAAACTATGGGAAGAATTTGTTGTATTACTTGCCTTTGACAATCCTAAGGAATGATCTTCAGTGTTTCCTGTTTGCCTATCTCCACCTGATGATAGTAATGTGAGAATGTTTGACTCGGAATCTTTTGCCGGAGCACAAGCAAGAGTGCTGAGTAAAAAAAAGCAGGTAAGGGCGGAGCCTAGGGTGTTTAGTTTCCGGTTTGGTTTCATAATTCCTCGTTTGGCATTCCTTGGGGAATGGCTTTGGCCAGTTGCCTCACACTAGCCGACATTTGTCGATTAAAAAATTTGACACTAAATTTCCATAAATATGCAATAGAGAAATCCAAATTCGAAAAAAGTACCTGGGTGCAAAGAGAAAGTGACTTACCTTTTTCCCCCAAGAGAGTTTTACACCTAATTCCATCCTATTTTCCGTCCAATCTGTCCGATTCTTGTGGAATTTACCTTACCTTTGTAGCGGAAACCTGAACACTGCTCTATAAAAATCGACATGTGTCGATTAAATATCTTGCCATATTTTTAACACTGTTTAGACTTATAAACCGAATTTGGTTTTGGATCGGCCTTGGCCCCGAGAGGAAACCCAAGCGAAAAACTGTTTTATTTAGAAATTTAGATTCGGAGAAAGTATATGAATTCCAAAAGAGAATCCCGAGTGCGCTTGGGTTTTACCATGATTTGCAGTTTTCTGGTTTTGCATTGTTCCGACCAGAAACCGTCCCCATCCCCCATTCTTGGGCTTGTCAGCGCAGGTG contains the following coding sequences:
- a CDS encoding cellulase family glycosylhydrolase → MKPNRKLNTLGSALTCFFLLSTLACAPAKDSESNILTLLSSGGDRQTGNTEDHSLGLSKASNTTNSSHSLDYSLTSQEREILISDKTYNQFTDQIFVDGLGREVSFRGFNISGNMKLAQHGFKPFANESDAEIAFTRLGKTTGSNIIRYTIAWEGVHPAVDTIDYNYLDAVINQIKKATAKRMYILLDYHQDLFSRHLFNKNSWHTGNGAPAWITKGGSYPTEYCGFICASWSQNNLTNEAVRRAFRNFWNNAPLSTSSGTKNMQTEFLWQIEKTSAYLKEKLSAEEFSYILGLDPFNEPVDGGMEGFTPAQWDNQKLWPFYKKIRTILNQNGWENKWVFAEPLVFWNTNIGSAIAPATGGGHLLSPPGPGFVFNSHFYDAGRMGTDLTGIDNATYFKYIDEIRKESRFLKIPAFLSEFGMWLKGTGAKDTPRMISAVYQAMEISDGNQSSKSRFVDFYNPIVSGTQWHWDYYYNNHAEYMNGNPNKLITTKDAWNEEDFSVVGNYGTSFNVNNHTIERGYLRKSQGRIISSHYNTVGYDTWNNVFSWATIKPGDSEPKYFVGKRFQFVVWKGRFSDAPTEIYLPSHFDPTKAILVSEKKIYNQSLPTTPNQEINEAIITPDRNREVGSGNILHVWDDLDLDENPNSSYHYVLVVDGGSTSYSLQTLMEIQSKLNKRVLLEQKSPIYLTGKMTYGGYPAESSN